A single window of Priestia filamentosa DNA harbors:
- a CDS encoding TrmH family RNA methyltransferase: MKRIDSVKNPRVKAWKKLKTRKEREKEGLFLVEGYHLVEEALKHGVRELIMSEDIALPNHWDVKECEVYIVPSSLIREIADTETTQGILAVCEMREEDKGKPAEKILLIDGIQDPGNLGTIIRTAEASGIELVVLGKGTVDLYNGKTIRSTQGALFHVPIIREDLGAFISELKERQVPVYGTSLKNALPYREVEKSEKFAILLGNEGSGVKEEYLEMTTQNLYIPIIGKSESLNVAVAAGIVLYHFV; the protein is encoded by the coding sequence GTGAAACGAATTGACTCAGTAAAAAACCCTCGTGTAAAAGCGTGGAAGAAGTTAAAAACACGTAAAGAGCGAGAAAAAGAGGGTCTTTTTCTCGTTGAAGGCTATCATCTTGTTGAAGAAGCTTTAAAGCACGGTGTTCGTGAACTCATTATGAGTGAAGACATTGCACTTCCAAATCATTGGGATGTGAAGGAATGTGAAGTGTATATTGTTCCTAGTTCACTTATTAGAGAAATAGCGGATACTGAAACAACACAAGGAATTCTAGCGGTTTGTGAAATGAGAGAAGAAGATAAAGGGAAACCTGCCGAAAAAATATTATTAATTGATGGTATTCAAGACCCTGGAAACTTAGGGACGATTATTAGAACGGCAGAAGCATCTGGCATTGAGCTTGTTGTATTAGGAAAAGGAACAGTAGACCTTTATAACGGGAAAACAATTCGTTCTACACAAGGTGCTCTATTTCATGTACCAATTATTAGGGAAGACCTTGGTGCATTTATTTCTGAGCTTAAGGAAAGACAAGTCCCAGTGTATGGTACATCTTTGAAAAATGCTTTACCATATCGTGAAGTTGAAAAAAGTGAAAAGTTTGCTATTCTGCTTGGGAATGAAGGAAGTGGTGTAAAGGAAGAATACTTAGAGATGACAACTCAAAACCTTTACATTCCGATTATCGGGAAAAGTGAATCATTAAACGTAGCAGTTGCAGCAGGCATTGTCCTTTATCATTTCGTTTAA
- the pheS gene encoding phenylalanine--tRNA ligase subunit alpha has translation MKERLQELKEEALGKVESAQNLKEVNDVRVAYLGKKGPITEVLRGMGKLSAEERPVIGSLANEVREEIASQIAAKQARLEEEEVERQLASETIDVTLPGRPVKTGNHHPLTAVIEEMEDLFLGMGYSIAEGPEVEKDYYNFEALNLPKGHPARDMQDTFYITEDTLLRTHTSSVQARTMVACEGKGPVKIICPGKVYRRDNDDATHSHQFTQIEGLVVDKDIRMSDLKGTLEVFAKKMFGEEREIRLRPSFFPFTEPSVEVDVSCFKCSGKGCNVCKKTGWIEILGAGMVHPNVLEMAGFDSKEYQGFAFGIGAERIAMLRYGIEDIREFYTNDVRFTTQFKRA, from the coding sequence ATGAAAGAACGTTTGCAAGAGCTGAAAGAAGAAGCGTTAGGAAAAGTGGAAAGCGCACAGAATTTAAAAGAAGTTAATGACGTTCGCGTTGCATATTTAGGAAAAAAAGGTCCTATTACAGAAGTTCTTCGCGGCATGGGGAAGCTGTCAGCAGAGGAACGTCCTGTTATTGGATCATTAGCAAACGAAGTACGTGAAGAAATTGCCTCTCAAATTGCGGCAAAACAAGCTCGTCTAGAAGAGGAAGAAGTAGAGCGCCAACTCGCTTCAGAAACCATTGATGTAACATTACCTGGGCGTCCTGTGAAAACAGGAAATCATCATCCGCTTACGGCTGTTATTGAAGAAATGGAAGATCTATTCCTTGGGATGGGTTACAGCATTGCAGAAGGTCCTGAAGTTGAAAAAGATTACTATAACTTTGAAGCTTTAAATTTACCAAAGGGTCATCCTGCTCGCGATATGCAAGATACATTTTACATTACAGAGGATACGCTACTCCGCACGCATACATCTTCTGTGCAGGCTCGTACGATGGTTGCATGTGAAGGCAAGGGACCTGTTAAAATTATTTGCCCTGGTAAAGTGTATCGTCGTGACAATGATGATGCAACACATTCACATCAGTTTACCCAAATTGAAGGGCTTGTTGTAGATAAAGACATTCGCATGAGTGATCTAAAAGGAACGCTTGAAGTATTTGCGAAAAAAATGTTTGGAGAAGAGCGTGAAATTCGTCTTCGTCCAAGTTTCTTCCCGTTTACAGAGCCATCTGTAGAAGTTGATGTTTCTTGTTTCAAATGTTCTGGTAAAGGGTGTAACGTTTGTAAGAAAACAGGCTGGATTGAGATTCTAGGAGCAGGTATGGTGCATCCAAACGTACTTGAAATGGCCGGTTTTGACTCAAAAGAGTATCAAGGATTTGCATTTGGAATTGGTGCAGAGCGTATCGCCATGCTGCGCTACGGAATTGAAGATATTCGTGAATTCTATACAAACGACGTTCGATTCACAACACAATTTAAAAGAGCATAA
- the pheT gene encoding phenylalanine--tRNA ligase subunit beta, with product MFVSYRWLEQYINLEGIDPNELAEKITRTGIEVEGVETLNKGIKGVVVGHVLECEQHPNADKLNKCLVDVGEGEPVQIICGAPNVAKGQKVAVAKVGAVLPGNFKIKKAKLRGEASHGMICSLQELGIEGKLVPKEYQEGIFVFADDAEIGRDALELLNLDDHVLELGLTPNRADCLNMLGVAYEVGAILDNEVKYPSVELQESSEKAEDYIRVNVEAKEDNPLYIARIIKNVKIGPSPLWMQTRLMAAGIRPHNNVVDITNYVLLEYGQPLHAFDYDRIGSKEILVRHAVEGEKITTLDDQERTLKGDHLVITNGETPIALAGVMGGADSEVKDDTINVLLESAYFAGLSIRKCSKDHGLRSEASARYEKGIDPNRVRAASERAAALIAQYAGGEVVSGVVEENTLDAEPKRVDVTLAKINGVLGTELTVDEVTSIFKRLRFEAIADGEQISVTVPTRRGDITISEDLIEEVARLYGYDHIPTTLPVGESTPGQLTSYQEKRRRVRRYLEGAGMLQAITYALTSEEKAEQFALEVSKHVRLAMPMSEERSTLRLSLIPHLLEVVKHNIARQLDSVALYETSSVFLSKENQDLPTEREHLAGAVSGLWHMHMWQGEKKVVDFFTVKGILEGLFDGLGLAARIEFQASKHDGMHPGRTATISLDGKEIGIIGQVHPHTAKRYDVRETYVFELDLQTLLSADVEDVVYETIPRFPSITRDIALVVDKGISAGKLEQEIRATGGKLLKDVKVFDLYEGEHVEEGKKSIAFSLRYLDPERTLTDEEVTSTHEKVLEALHTKFDASLRS from the coding sequence ATGTTTGTATCTTATCGTTGGTTAGAACAATATATTAATTTAGAAGGAATTGACCCAAACGAACTAGCAGAGAAAATTACCCGCACAGGAATTGAAGTAGAAGGCGTAGAAACGTTAAACAAAGGAATCAAAGGCGTTGTTGTTGGTCATGTTTTAGAATGTGAGCAGCATCCAAATGCTGATAAATTAAATAAATGTCTTGTTGATGTTGGAGAAGGAGAACCTGTACAAATTATTTGTGGTGCTCCAAATGTTGCTAAAGGTCAAAAGGTAGCAGTAGCAAAAGTTGGCGCTGTACTACCAGGGAATTTCAAAATTAAAAAAGCAAAGCTTCGTGGTGAAGCATCCCACGGTATGATTTGTTCTCTTCAAGAGCTTGGTATTGAAGGTAAGCTTGTTCCAAAAGAATACCAAGAAGGCATTTTTGTATTTGCAGATGATGCGGAAATAGGGCGCGATGCACTTGAACTTTTAAATCTGGATGACCACGTTCTTGAGCTTGGCTTAACGCCAAACCGTGCAGATTGCTTAAACATGCTTGGAGTTGCATACGAAGTTGGAGCTATTTTAGATAACGAAGTGAAATACCCAAGCGTTGAGCTTCAAGAAAGCAGTGAAAAAGCAGAAGACTATATTAGAGTAAACGTTGAAGCAAAAGAAGATAATCCACTTTATATTGCACGCATTATTAAAAATGTAAAGATTGGACCATCTCCATTGTGGATGCAAACACGTCTAATGGCAGCTGGAATCCGTCCGCATAACAATGTTGTTGATATTACAAACTACGTTCTTTTAGAATATGGGCAACCTCTTCATGCCTTTGACTATGATCGAATTGGTTCAAAAGAAATTCTCGTTCGTCATGCGGTAGAAGGAGAAAAAATTACAACGTTGGATGATCAAGAAAGAACGTTAAAAGGTGATCATCTTGTTATCACAAACGGAGAAACGCCAATTGCTCTTGCTGGAGTAATGGGGGGAGCGGACTCTGAAGTGAAAGATGATACAATAAATGTATTATTAGAATCTGCTTACTTTGCTGGTTTGAGCATTCGTAAATGTTCTAAAGACCACGGTCTTCGAAGTGAAGCAAGTGCTCGTTATGAAAAAGGAATTGATCCAAATCGCGTTCGTGCGGCTTCTGAGCGTGCAGCAGCTCTTATTGCTCAGTATGCAGGTGGAGAAGTAGTAAGTGGAGTTGTTGAGGAAAATACATTAGATGCCGAGCCGAAAAGAGTAGATGTTACTCTTGCTAAAATTAATGGTGTACTTGGAACAGAGCTTACAGTTGATGAAGTAACAAGCATCTTTAAGCGTCTTCGCTTTGAAGCTATTGCAGATGGAGAGCAGATTTCTGTAACAGTTCCAACTCGTCGTGGAGATATTACGATTAGTGAAGACTTAATTGAAGAAGTTGCTCGTTTGTATGGATATGATCATATTCCTACAACACTTCCTGTCGGGGAATCAACGCCAGGACAGTTAACAAGTTATCAAGAAAAGCGCCGTCGTGTCCGTCGCTACCTTGAAGGAGCAGGAATGCTTCAAGCCATTACGTATGCCCTAACAAGTGAAGAAAAAGCAGAGCAGTTTGCACTTGAAGTGTCAAAGCATGTTCGTCTTGCTATGCCAATGAGTGAAGAGCGTTCAACGCTACGTTTAAGCCTTATTCCACACTTATTAGAAGTTGTGAAACACAACATTGCTCGTCAGCTTGATTCTGTTGCTCTGTACGAAACAAGCTCTGTGTTCCTTTCAAAAGAAAATCAAGATTTACCAACTGAAAGAGAACATTTAGCAGGTGCTGTTTCAGGGCTTTGGCATATGCATATGTGGCAAGGGGAGAAAAAGGTTGTTGATTTCTTCACTGTAAAAGGGATTTTAGAAGGGTTATTTGATGGTCTTGGATTAGCAGCACGCATCGAGTTCCAAGCAAGTAAGCATGACGGAATGCATCCAGGTCGAACAGCAACTATTTCGTTAGATGGAAAAGAAATTGGGATTATTGGTCAAGTTCATCCGCATACAGCAAAACGCTATGATGTTCGTGAAACATATGTATTTGAACTTGATTTACAAACGCTTCTTTCAGCAGATGTTGAGGATGTTGTTTATGAAACAATTCCGCGCTTCCCGTCTATTACTCGTGATATTGCTCTTGTTGTTGATAAAGGTATTTCAGCTGGCAAGCTAGAGCAAGAAATCCGTGCTACGGGTGGGAAACTATTGAAAGATGTAAAAGTTTTCGACCTTTATGAAGGTGAGCACGTTGAAGAAGGTAAAAAGTCAATTGCTTTCTCGCTACGTTACTTAGATCCAGAGCGCACGTTAACAGATGAAGAAGTAACTTCAACACATGAAAAAGTATTAGAAGCTCTTCATACTAAATTTGATGCATCACTACGTTCTTAA
- the zapA gene encoding cell division protein ZapA translates to MSKRRRNRTTVDIYGQQYNIIGDESTSHVRLVASIVDDKMREINLKNPQLDINKLAVLTAVNVVNDYIKLKEEVERLEEELINKKE, encoded by the coding sequence GTGTCAAAACGGAGAAGAAATCGAACAACGGTCGACATATATGGGCAACAGTATAATATAATAGGTGATGAAAGTACAAGCCATGTACGCCTTGTCGCTTCGATTGTTGATGATAAAATGAGAGAAATTAACTTAAAGAACCCACAACTAGATATTAATAAACTAGCGGTCTTAACAGCTGTAAATGTTGTGAACGATTATATAAAATTAAAAGAAGAAGTTGAAAGATTAGAAGAGGAACTCATAAATAAGAAGGAATGA
- a CDS encoding CvpA family protein, translating to MLVDIIVLIMLCYGFLIGLKRGLILQVIRLVSIVLSIFVAYMYHEALAEKLQLWIPYPSVEGGNAVSLLVQSSYAEELFYRIISFAILFFLTNLVIHIIGSLFDFVAQLPILRHFNKWAGAILGFVEIYVIVFIVLYVIALLPVGGIQAQVQNSSLAGIIVNHTPYLSDMIPELWGKDM from the coding sequence ATGCTCGTCGATATTATAGTGTTAATAATGTTATGCTACGGGTTTTTAATTGGCTTAAAGAGAGGATTAATTCTACAAGTAATTCGTCTTGTTAGCATTGTGCTTTCCATTTTCGTAGCTTACATGTACCATGAAGCTCTTGCTGAAAAACTTCAGCTATGGATTCCGTATCCGTCTGTTGAAGGAGGAAATGCTGTATCTCTTCTTGTACAAAGTTCTTATGCAGAAGAGCTATTTTACCGTATCATCTCATTTGCCATTCTTTTCTTTTTGACAAATTTGGTGATTCATATTATTGGCTCGCTCTTTGATTTTGTAGCACAGCTTCCGATATTGCGTCATTTTAATAAATGGGCAGGAGCCATCCTTGGATTTGTAGAGATTTATGTAATTGTTTTTATTGTGTTGTATGTTATCGCACTGCTTCCTGTCGGCGGTATACAAGCACAAGTTCAAAACTCATCTCTTGCAGGGATTATTGTAAATCACACCCCATATCTCTCTGATATGATTCCAGAGCTATGGGGGAAAGATATGTAA
- the polX gene encoding DNA polymerase/3'-5' exonuclease PolX, with product MNKKEIIKLLEKIAVYMELKGDNAFKISAFRKAAGALENDERSLSEIESFTSLAGIGKGTSAVIEEYIQDGQSTVLEELKKEVPEGLIPLLDLPGLGGKKIAKLYQQLNVTDMVTLKAACEEGKVQGLSGFGKKTEEKILAAIEEYGTRPERLPLAIMLPLVEKIEEMLADMKGIIRFSRAGSVRRMRETVKDLDFIISTEEPSLIRDSLLAMPSIKEVIASGNTKVSVVLEDVYDISVDFRLVEDKAFPTTLHHFTGSKDHNVRMRQLAKERGEKISEYGVENIETGEVRTFSSEEEFYNYFNLPFILPEMREDGTEVDKLTKEDRFISLQDIKGDVHMHSTWSDGAYSIEEMVEACRARGYEYMAITDHSQYLKVANGLTPERIRKQREEIKKLNEKYDDFTILSGIEMDILPDGTLDYDDEILQEMDIVIASIHSSFSQSREVIMERLKTALNSHHVDIIAHPTGRLIGRRGGYDVDMDLLIELAYETNTALELNSNPHRLDLASHHLKKAQEQGVKLVINTDAHNLDMLEDMKVGVSTAVKGWIRKESVINTYPLEELRAFLKRND from the coding sequence ATGAATAAAAAAGAGATTATTAAACTTTTGGAAAAGATTGCTGTATATATGGAGTTAAAAGGAGATAATGCATTTAAAATTTCGGCCTTTAGAAAGGCGGCAGGTGCGCTTGAGAATGATGAGCGCAGCTTGAGTGAAATTGAAAGCTTCACATCTCTCGCAGGCATTGGAAAAGGAACTAGTGCTGTTATTGAAGAGTATATTCAAGATGGACAATCTACTGTGTTAGAAGAGTTAAAAAAAGAAGTTCCAGAAGGATTAATTCCTCTTCTTGATTTGCCAGGATTAGGTGGGAAAAAGATTGCAAAGCTTTATCAACAGCTGAATGTTACGGATATGGTAACATTAAAGGCTGCCTGTGAAGAAGGAAAAGTACAGGGACTTAGCGGCTTCGGTAAAAAAACAGAGGAGAAAATTCTTGCTGCAATCGAGGAATATGGGACACGTCCTGAACGATTGCCACTTGCTATTATGTTACCACTTGTGGAAAAAATCGAAGAAATGCTTGCTGATATGAAAGGCATTATTCGTTTCTCACGAGCAGGCAGCGTACGCCGTATGAGAGAAACAGTGAAAGACTTAGATTTTATTATTTCTACAGAAGAGCCGTCTCTTATTCGTGATAGCTTACTCGCAATGCCGTCTATTAAAGAAGTAATTGCAAGTGGAAATACGAAAGTATCGGTTGTGCTTGAAGATGTTTATGATATATCTGTTGATTTTCGTCTTGTAGAAGACAAGGCTTTTCCAACAACGCTTCATCATTTTACAGGCTCAAAAGATCATAACGTAAGAATGAGACAGCTTGCGAAAGAACGTGGAGAGAAAATTAGTGAATATGGTGTTGAGAATATAGAAACGGGAGAAGTCCGTACGTTTTCATCTGAAGAAGAGTTTTATAACTACTTTAACTTGCCGTTTATTTTACCTGAAATGCGTGAAGATGGAACAGAAGTAGATAAGCTAACGAAAGAAGATCGCTTTATTTCTCTTCAAGACATAAAAGGAGACGTGCACATGCATTCTACATGGAGCGATGGCGCATACTCTATCGAGGAAATGGTGGAAGCATGCCGTGCAAGAGGCTATGAGTACATGGCTATTACTGACCATTCCCAATATTTAAAAGTGGCAAATGGACTAACACCAGAACGAATTCGTAAACAGCGAGAAGAAATTAAGAAGCTAAATGAAAAATATGATGACTTTACAATCCTTTCAGGAATCGAGATGGATATTCTTCCTGATGGTACGTTAGATTATGATGATGAGATTCTACAGGAAATGGATATCGTTATTGCTTCTATCCACTCAAGTTTTTCTCAGTCTCGCGAAGTTATTATGGAGCGATTAAAAACAGCTCTTAATAGTCATCATGTCGATATTATTGCACATCCAACAGGAAGACTTATTGGACGAAGAGGCGGATATGACGTTGATATGGATTTGTTAATTGAGCTTGCTTACGAAACAAATACAGCACTTGAACTCAATTCAAATCCACATCGCTTAGACCTTGCTTCTCATCATTTGAAAAAAGCACAAGAGCAAGGAGTAAAGCTTGTAATTAATACAGATGCACATAATCTGGACATGCTTGAAGATATGAAAGTTGGGGTGTCGACAGCTGTAAAAGGGTGGATTCGCAAAGAGAGCGTTATTAACACATATCCTTTAGAAGAATTGAGAGCATTTTTAAAACGCAACGATTAA
- a CDS encoding endonuclease MutS2: protein MQARILKTLEFDKIKEGLLKHAASSLGREKVESLRPSISFPEVEAWQNATDEAAQVLRVKGNVPLGGIHDIKASAKRAEIGGTLSASELLEISSTIYATRQLSIFMESLEENTDLSLPILKGYIEGFIILTDLERTIENSIDDNGTVLDGASEKLRGLRQKLRSTEARVRQKLEQMTRSSSATKMLSDAIITIRNDRYVLPVKQEYRGAYGGIIHDQSSSGATLFIEPQAIVNLNNELQAARVEEKREIERILAQITAEVAEVARELSVNVDMLAEIDFMFTKGQYSHKLKGSKPKLNEEGYINLKKARHPLITAEDVVANDIELGGEYPSIVITGPNTGGKTVTLKTVGLFTLMAQAGLQIPALDGSEVAVFENVFADIGDEQSIEQSLSTFSSHMVNIVNILKGVDNKSLVLFDELGAGTDPQEGAALAISILDEVYNRGARVIATTHYPELKAYGYNRKGVMNASVEFDVETLRPTYKLLLGVPGRSNAFEISRRLGLSEEVINEAKGYIGADTNKVENMIASLEDSRKKAESEKEEAALFRKEAEQLHRELQDQIIEFNNERDKLLEQAEHKAAKAVEEARAEAENIIKDLRNMRLNQQSGIKEHELIQARKDLEEAVPTLRKGTKAAPKPKKVERKLSPGDEVKVSTFGQKGTLLDKVSDTEWEVQLGIMKMKVKESNLEFISSPKAVETRPLATVKGKDYHVKLELDLRGERFENAIQRVEKYIDDALLAGYPRVSIIHGKGTGALRTGVQDYLKNHRFVKSIRFGEASEGGSGVTVAELK, encoded by the coding sequence TTGCAAGCGCGCATTTTAAAAACATTAGAGTTCGATAAAATTAAAGAAGGTCTGTTGAAACATGCAGCATCTTCACTAGGAAGAGAGAAAGTAGAGAGTCTTCGTCCGTCCATAAGTTTCCCAGAAGTAGAAGCTTGGCAAAACGCAACTGATGAGGCAGCTCAAGTGCTTCGTGTGAAAGGAAATGTTCCACTTGGCGGTATTCATGATATAAAAGCAAGTGCTAAAAGAGCAGAGATCGGTGGAACACTTTCAGCAAGTGAACTACTAGAAATCTCAAGCACAATTTATGCAACAAGACAGCTTTCGATATTTATGGAAAGTTTAGAAGAGAATACAGACCTTTCATTACCTATTTTGAAAGGGTATATTGAAGGGTTTATTATCTTAACAGATCTTGAGCGAACAATTGAGAACAGTATTGATGATAATGGGACAGTGTTAGACGGAGCGAGTGAAAAACTGCGAGGATTACGCCAAAAACTGCGCTCTACAGAAGCACGTGTTCGTCAAAAACTGGAGCAAATGACGCGTTCCTCTTCTGCGACAAAAATGCTTTCAGACGCAATTATAACGATTCGTAATGATCGCTATGTGCTTCCGGTTAAACAAGAATATCGCGGAGCATATGGAGGAATTATTCACGATCAATCTTCCTCAGGAGCAACGTTATTTATTGAGCCACAAGCAATTGTAAACTTAAATAATGAGCTTCAAGCGGCCCGAGTAGAAGAAAAGCGTGAGATTGAGCGCATTCTTGCACAAATTACAGCAGAAGTAGCAGAAGTTGCTCGCGAGCTTTCTGTTAACGTTGATATGCTAGCAGAAATTGATTTTATGTTTACAAAAGGGCAGTACAGCCACAAATTAAAAGGTTCAAAACCAAAGCTTAATGAAGAAGGATATATTAATCTGAAAAAAGCACGTCATCCCTTAATTACTGCAGAAGATGTTGTAGCAAATGATATTGAGCTTGGAGGAGAGTACCCGAGCATCGTTATTACAGGTCCAAATACAGGAGGAAAAACGGTAACGTTAAAAACAGTTGGGTTGTTTACACTTATGGCACAAGCAGGTCTTCAAATCCCGGCTTTGGATGGTTCTGAAGTAGCAGTCTTTGAAAATGTATTTGCTGACATTGGAGACGAACAGTCTATTGAACAAAGCTTGAGCACGTTTTCTTCTCATATGGTGAATATCGTTAACATTTTAAAAGGTGTTGATAATAAGAGCCTTGTATTATTTGATGAGCTCGGTGCTGGAACAGATCCTCAGGAAGGAGCGGCACTTGCTATCTCTATTCTAGATGAAGTATACAATAGAGGAGCACGTGTTATAGCGACAACTCATTATCCTGAACTGAAGGCGTATGGATATAATCGAAAAGGAGTAATGAATGCAAGCGTTGAGTTCGATGTCGAAACACTTCGCCCGACATATAAATTACTTTTAGGGGTTCCAGGACGAAGCAATGCATTTGAAATTTCACGCCGATTAGGTCTTTCAGAAGAAGTTATTAACGAAGCAAAGGGATATATTGGAGCAGATACAAATAAGGTAGAAAATATGATTGCTTCACTCGAGGACAGCCGCAAAAAAGCTGAAAGTGAAAAGGAAGAAGCTGCTTTATTTAGGAAAGAGGCAGAACAGCTTCATCGTGAACTGCAGGATCAAATTATAGAATTTAACAATGAAAGAGACAAACTGCTTGAGCAAGCTGAACATAAAGCAGCAAAAGCAGTAGAGGAAGCGCGGGCTGAAGCGGAGAATATTATTAAAGACCTGCGCAACATGCGTCTTAATCAACAAAGTGGAATAAAAGAACATGAGCTAATTCAAGCGAGAAAAGATCTTGAAGAAGCGGTTCCAACCTTAAGAAAAGGCACGAAAGCGGCACCGAAACCGAAAAAGGTAGAAAGAAAGCTTTCTCCAGGGGATGAAGTGAAAGTATCAACATTTGGTCAAAAAGGAACGCTATTAGACAAAGTATCAGATACAGAGTGGGAAGTACAGCTTGGTATTATGAAAATGAAAGTAAAAGAGTCAAACTTAGAGTTTATTAGTTCTCCAAAAGCTGTAGAAACAAGACCACTCGCAACAGTAAAAGGCAAAGATTATCATGTTAAACTTGAGCTTGACCTCCGCGGAGAACGGTTTGAAAATGCTATTCAGCGCGTTGAGAAGTATATTGATGATGCACTTCTTGCTGGGTACCCACGTGTTTCTATTATTCATGGAAAAGGAACAGGGGCTTTAAGAACAGGTGTGCAAGACTACTTGAAAAATCATCGTTTCGTCAAAAGCATTCGTTTTGGGGAAGCATCAGAAGGCGGCTCTGGAGTGACCGTTGCTGAACTAAAATAA
- a CDS encoding DUF350 domain-containing protein, which produces MKEFWENPYVLTAANYSVVILCIVLALVIFELVTSYKNWEEIQRGNLAVAMATGGKIFGVANVFQGSISQHNTLFVMVGWGAFGFILLLISYFIFEFLTPKFKIDHEIAQDNRAVGFISMVISIGMSFVISAGIG; this is translated from the coding sequence GTGAAGGAATTTTGGGAGAATCCTTACGTATTAACAGCAGCGAACTATAGCGTTGTTATTTTATGCATTGTTCTAGCTCTTGTCATCTTTGAACTTGTGACAAGTTATAAAAACTGGGAGGAAATTCAGCGTGGAAATCTAGCCGTTGCTATGGCTACGGGTGGGAAAATCTTTGGTGTAGCAAATGTTTTTCAAGGCTCAATTAGCCAACACAATACGCTGTTTGTAATGGTGGGCTGGGGAGCTTTTGGCTTTATTCTTCTGTTAATTAGCTATTTTATTTTTGAATTTCTTACACCAAAATTCAAGATTGATCATGAAATTGCGCAAGACAACAGAGCCGTTGGGTTTATATCAATGGTCATTTCAATTGGAATGTCGTTTGTTATTTCAGCTGGAATAGGGTGA